In Tenrec ecaudatus isolate mTenEca1 chromosome 4, mTenEca1.hap1, whole genome shotgun sequence, a single window of DNA contains:
- the POLD4 gene encoding DNA polymerase delta subunit 4 translates to MGRKRLITDSYPVGKRRAGPTRNSKGELAVDPGETPQSPGRDVDLTELALLRQFDLAWQYGPCTGITRLQRWHRAEEMGLDPPPEVHQVLQTHQGDPRFQYSLWHIYPL, encoded by the exons ATGGGCCGGAAGCGGCTCATCACGGACTCCTACCCCGTCGGGAAGAGGCGGGCGGGGCCCACCAGGAACAGCAAGGGGGAGCTGGCAGTCGATCCAG GGGAGACGCCCCAGTCCCCGGGCAGGGATGTGGACCTGACGGAGCTGGCACTGCTCAGGCAGTTTGACCTGGCTTGGCAGTACGGGCCCTGCACAG GCATCACCAGGCTGCAGCGTTGGCATCGGGCAGAAGAGATGGGCCTGGACCCTCCCCCGGAGGTGCACCAGGTGCTACAGACTCACCAGGGAGACCCCCGCTTCCAATACAG CCTCTGGCATATCTATCCCCTCTGA
- the SSH3 gene encoding protein phosphatase Slingshot homolog 3 isoform X1 → MALVTVSRSPTASGHSTPVEPTQVQASKRRSRLQRRQSFAVLRGAVLGLVDGEDDGETAEASPDPAGEEPPQGDQTDDGHGPQSPRKQEQTQHVHLMVELLRPQDDIRLAAQLESARPPRLRYLLVVSTREHISQEETVLLGVDFPDSSSHSCTLGLVLPLWSDTQVYLDGDGGFSVTSGGQSHIFKPISIQTMWATLQVLHQACEVALGSGLVPGGSALTWAAHYQDKVSSDQHCLNEWMAMTDLESLRPPSTEPGRPPEQEQMEQAIRAELWAVLDTSDLESITSKEIRQALEQRLGCPLQQYRDFIDNQMLLLMAQQDRASRIFPHLYLGSEWNAANLEELQRNRVSHILNMAREIDNFYPERFTYHNVRLWDEESAQLLPHWKETHRFIEAARAQGTQVLVHCKMGVSRSAATVAAYAMKQYGWGLEQALRHVQELRPIARPNPGFLRQLQTYQGILTASRQSQVWEQKVGTVSPEEPLAPEISPTTFLALPPEPGGSGDVETGELEESRAVPTEELSPRPRINLRGVMRSISLLEASSELEGAPGAGDLPGVFSSSESSDEDPPQRPPQPPKAKGVRGFRRGRKGPWPALKSRQSVVALHSAALVASRTQAFQKQEQEQEQGEEAGCSSTPRCRKVVRQASVDDSEEGEA, encoded by the exons atggctctggtcacagtgagccGATCGCCCACGGCCAGCGGCCACTCCACGCCTGTGGAGCCCACG CAGGTCCAAGCATCCAAACGGAGAAGCCGGCTCCAGCGAAG GCAGAGCTTTGCTGTGCTCCGGGGGGCCGTGCTGGGGCTGGTGGACGGAGAGGACGATGGAGAGACAGCTGAGGCCAGCCCTGATCCAGCGGGTGAGGAGCCGCCCCAAGGAGACCAGACGGACGATGGGCACGGGCCCCAGAGTCCTCGGAAGCAGGAGCAGACACAGCATGTGCACCTCATGGTGGAGTTGCTTCGGCCACAGGATGACATCCGCCTG GCGGCCCAACTGGAGTCAGCCCGGCCCCCTCGGCTCCGCTACCTGTTGGTAGTGTCCACGAGGGAACACATTAGCCAGGAAGAGACGGTCCTTCTCGGGGTggacttcccagacagcag ctcccacagctgtaCCCTGGGCCTGGTCTTACCCCTCTGGAGcgacacccaggtgtacctggatggAGATGG GGGCTTCAGTGTGACCTCGGGGGGACAAAGCCACATCTTCAAGCCCATTTCCATCCAGACCATGTG GGCTACGCTCCAAGTGTTGCACCAGGCGTGTGAGGTGGCGCTCGGCAGCGGCCTGGTGCCGGGGGGTAGTGCCCTCACCTGGGCTGCCCACTACCAGGACAAAGTGAGCTCTGACCAGCACTGCCTCAATGAGTGGATGGCCATGACTGATCTGGAGTCTCTGCGACCCCCCAGCACTGAGCCTGGCCG GCCCCCAGAGCAGGAGCAGATGGAACAGGCCATCCGGGCCGAGCTGTGGGCAGTGCTGGACACCAGTGACCTGGAAAGCATTACTTCCAAGGAG ATCCGCCAGGCCCTGGAGCAGCGCCTGGGCTGCCCATTGCAGCAGTACCGTGACTTCATCGACAACCAGATGCTGCTGCTCATGGCCCAGCAGGACCGGGCCTCCCGCATCTTCCCCCACCTCTACCTG GGCTCCGAGTGGAATGCTGCCAACCTGGAGGAGCTGCAGAGGAACAG GGTGAGCCACATCCTGAACATGGCCCGGGAGATCGACAACTTCTACCCGGAGCGCTTCACCTACCACAACGTGCGCCTCTGGGATGAGGAGTCGGCCCAGCTGCTGCCCCACTGGAAGGAGACGCACCGCTTCATCGAGGCCGCCAG GGCTCAGGGCACCCAGGTGCTTGTCCACTGCAAGATGGGCGTCAGCCGCTCAGCCGCCACGGTGGCAGCGTACGCCATGAAGCAGTACGGGTGGGGCCTGGAGCAGGCGCTGCGACACGTGCAGGAGCTCCGGCCCATCGCCCGGCCCAACCCCGGCTTCCTGCGCCAGCTGCAGACCTACCAGGGCATCCTGACTGCCAG CCGGCAGAGTCAGGTCTGGGAGCAGAAAGTGGGTACGGTCTCCCCAGAGGAGCCCCTGGCTCCAGAAATCTCTCCGACGACTTTCCTAGCCCTTCCCCCTGAACCGGGAGGCAGTGGGGACGTGGAGACTGGGGAGCTGGAGGAGAGTCGGGCAGTCCCAACTGAAGAGCTGAGTCCCCGTCCCCGGATCAACCTGCGTGGAGTCATGAGGTCCATCAGTCTTTTGGAGGCTTCCTCGGAGCTGGAAGGTGCCCCAGGAGCTGGTGACTTGCCAGGG GTATTCTCTTCCAGTGAGTCTTCAGACGAAGACCCTCCACAGCGCCCCCCTCAGCCACCAAAGGCCAAAGGGGTCCGTGGCTTTCGGCGAGGCCGGAAGGGGCCGTGGCCTGCCCTGAAGTCCCGCCAGTCGGTGGTTGCCCTCCACAGCGCCGCCCTGGTGGCCAGCAGGACCCAGGCCTTCcagaagcaggagcaggagcaggagcagggggaggaggctGGCTGTTCCTCCACGCCCAGGTGCCGGAAGGTGGTGAGGCAGGCCAGTGTGGATGACAGCGAGGAGGGTGAGGCCTGA
- the SSH3 gene encoding protein phosphatase Slingshot homolog 3 isoform X2 encodes MALVTVSRSPTASGHSTPVEPTVQASKRRSRLQRRQSFAVLRGAVLGLVDGEDDGETAEASPDPAGEEPPQGDQTDDGHGPQSPRKQEQTQHVHLMVELLRPQDDIRLAAQLESARPPRLRYLLVVSTREHISQEETVLLGVDFPDSSSHSCTLGLVLPLWSDTQVYLDGDGGFSVTSGGQSHIFKPISIQTMWATLQVLHQACEVALGSGLVPGGSALTWAAHYQDKVSSDQHCLNEWMAMTDLESLRPPSTEPGRPPEQEQMEQAIRAELWAVLDTSDLESITSKEIRQALEQRLGCPLQQYRDFIDNQMLLLMAQQDRASRIFPHLYLGSEWNAANLEELQRNRVSHILNMAREIDNFYPERFTYHNVRLWDEESAQLLPHWKETHRFIEAARAQGTQVLVHCKMGVSRSAATVAAYAMKQYGWGLEQALRHVQELRPIARPNPGFLRQLQTYQGILTASRQSQVWEQKVGTVSPEEPLAPEISPTTFLALPPEPGGSGDVETGELEESRAVPTEELSPRPRINLRGVMRSISLLEASSELEGAPGAGDLPGVFSSSESSDEDPPQRPPQPPKAKGVRGFRRGRKGPWPALKSRQSVVALHSAALVASRTQAFQKQEQEQEQGEEAGCSSTPRCRKVVRQASVDDSEEGEA; translated from the exons atggctctggtcacagtgagccGATCGCCCACGGCCAGCGGCCACTCCACGCCTGTGGAGCCCACG GTCCAAGCATCCAAACGGAGAAGCCGGCTCCAGCGAAG GCAGAGCTTTGCTGTGCTCCGGGGGGCCGTGCTGGGGCTGGTGGACGGAGAGGACGATGGAGAGACAGCTGAGGCCAGCCCTGATCCAGCGGGTGAGGAGCCGCCCCAAGGAGACCAGACGGACGATGGGCACGGGCCCCAGAGTCCTCGGAAGCAGGAGCAGACACAGCATGTGCACCTCATGGTGGAGTTGCTTCGGCCACAGGATGACATCCGCCTG GCGGCCCAACTGGAGTCAGCCCGGCCCCCTCGGCTCCGCTACCTGTTGGTAGTGTCCACGAGGGAACACATTAGCCAGGAAGAGACGGTCCTTCTCGGGGTggacttcccagacagcag ctcccacagctgtaCCCTGGGCCTGGTCTTACCCCTCTGGAGcgacacccaggtgtacctggatggAGATGG GGGCTTCAGTGTGACCTCGGGGGGACAAAGCCACATCTTCAAGCCCATTTCCATCCAGACCATGTG GGCTACGCTCCAAGTGTTGCACCAGGCGTGTGAGGTGGCGCTCGGCAGCGGCCTGGTGCCGGGGGGTAGTGCCCTCACCTGGGCTGCCCACTACCAGGACAAAGTGAGCTCTGACCAGCACTGCCTCAATGAGTGGATGGCCATGACTGATCTGGAGTCTCTGCGACCCCCCAGCACTGAGCCTGGCCG GCCCCCAGAGCAGGAGCAGATGGAACAGGCCATCCGGGCCGAGCTGTGGGCAGTGCTGGACACCAGTGACCTGGAAAGCATTACTTCCAAGGAG ATCCGCCAGGCCCTGGAGCAGCGCCTGGGCTGCCCATTGCAGCAGTACCGTGACTTCATCGACAACCAGATGCTGCTGCTCATGGCCCAGCAGGACCGGGCCTCCCGCATCTTCCCCCACCTCTACCTG GGCTCCGAGTGGAATGCTGCCAACCTGGAGGAGCTGCAGAGGAACAG GGTGAGCCACATCCTGAACATGGCCCGGGAGATCGACAACTTCTACCCGGAGCGCTTCACCTACCACAACGTGCGCCTCTGGGATGAGGAGTCGGCCCAGCTGCTGCCCCACTGGAAGGAGACGCACCGCTTCATCGAGGCCGCCAG GGCTCAGGGCACCCAGGTGCTTGTCCACTGCAAGATGGGCGTCAGCCGCTCAGCCGCCACGGTGGCAGCGTACGCCATGAAGCAGTACGGGTGGGGCCTGGAGCAGGCGCTGCGACACGTGCAGGAGCTCCGGCCCATCGCCCGGCCCAACCCCGGCTTCCTGCGCCAGCTGCAGACCTACCAGGGCATCCTGACTGCCAG CCGGCAGAGTCAGGTCTGGGAGCAGAAAGTGGGTACGGTCTCCCCAGAGGAGCCCCTGGCTCCAGAAATCTCTCCGACGACTTTCCTAGCCCTTCCCCCTGAACCGGGAGGCAGTGGGGACGTGGAGACTGGGGAGCTGGAGGAGAGTCGGGCAGTCCCAACTGAAGAGCTGAGTCCCCGTCCCCGGATCAACCTGCGTGGAGTCATGAGGTCCATCAGTCTTTTGGAGGCTTCCTCGGAGCTGGAAGGTGCCCCAGGAGCTGGTGACTTGCCAGGG GTATTCTCTTCCAGTGAGTCTTCAGACGAAGACCCTCCACAGCGCCCCCCTCAGCCACCAAAGGCCAAAGGGGTCCGTGGCTTTCGGCGAGGCCGGAAGGGGCCGTGGCCTGCCCTGAAGTCCCGCCAGTCGGTGGTTGCCCTCCACAGCGCCGCCCTGGTGGCCAGCAGGACCCAGGCCTTCcagaagcaggagcaggagcaggagcagggggaggaggctGGCTGTTCCTCCACGCCCAGGTGCCGGAAGGTGGTGAGGCAGGCCAGTGTGGATGACAGCGAGGAGGGTGAGGCCTGA